DNA from Babylonia areolata isolate BAREFJ2019XMU chromosome 32, ASM4173473v1, whole genome shotgun sequence:
TTCCGTAGAGACAGGTACTGGAACCCAGCCCCCCTGGTGTAAAAGGCGTCCATGACGGGGCCCTCTATGGAGTGGCCTCCTTCGTTCTGCCGGCACACAACCACGTTACACACTCTTTGTACTGTTACCTACCCATTTTACCGTTACCTACCCTTCAATGCCCTTTGTCCTGTTCCATACCCTTTGTCCTGTAACTTGCCCTTTGTCCTGTTACATAGTCATAAGTCACTGTTTTGCCCTGTGATACCCTTTGTCCTGTTACATACCCTTTGTCCTGTTACATAGTCATAAGTCACTGTCTTGCCCTGTGATACCCTTTGTCCTGTTACATACCCTTTGTCCTGTTACATAGTCATAAGTCACTGTTTTGCCCTGTGATACCCTTTGTCTTGTTACATACCCTTTGTCCTGTAACATGTCCTGTTACATACCCTTTGTCCTGTTACATAGTCATAATTCACTGTTTTGCCCTGTGATACCCTTTGTCCTGTAACTTACCCTTTGTCCTGTTACATACCCTTTGTCCTGTAACTTGCCCTTTGTCCTGTTACATACCCTTTGTCCTGTTACATACCTTTGTCCTGTTACATAGTCATATGTCACTGTTTTGCCCTGTGATACCCTTTGTCCTGTAACTTGCCCTTTGTCCTGTAACATACCCTTTGTCCTGTTACATACCCTTTGTCCTGTTACATACCCTTTGTCCTGTTACATAGTCATAAGTCACTGTTTTGCCGTGCGATAGTTCCACACTTGTTATCCCGGGACATCAGCCCCCAGTCGTCCtgaacacactgtcacttcacagacTCTtccgcttcatcaggtctccacactcagctctttcaagtctggccttaaaacccacctctttccaataTAGCCTCCGTCACCACCTCACCTCCAcatcctctccaccacccagccccgCCATTACGCTATCAATGTGGGCTTCGAAACAATTACACAAATataactttgacacacacacacacacacacacacacacacacacacacaccccctccacaacacacacacacacacacacacacacacacacacaccccaccaccaccaccactagcaccaccacacacaccctccacaacacacacacacacacacacacacacacacacactcacacacacaccccaccaccaccaccaccaccaccacacaccccctccacaccacacacacacacacacacacacacacacacacacacacacacaaacccctcaccTGCCCAGTTCTCTTCAGGGTCCTCTGCACGCCGTGGAAGCGGAAGTAGGGGTCGACGTGGGAGTCCCTCTGGGAGTTGTAGGGCGGGATGACGGGCCCCAGCTTGGGATTGGCCCTGGAGTAATCCCCGGAGATGCTGCTCGTGGCGCGGCAGTCCAGGATGAACGACTTCTCCTTGGTTCTCAGCACCtcggggggaggggtcgggggtgcgCGGTAGATCTTGTTGGCGCGGCcgctcttgctgcgtcgcggagagttgctgccgttgttggagtggttgtcgttgtcgttgtcgttgtcgccgCGGGCGGAGCCGGCTGAGGAAGGCATGGTGTTGGGTTTGTCAGTGGTGCTGCTGGCTTCGTGGGCTGGGTCTTTATGAGGTTCTGGTTCAGTGCTGGGTGCTGGGTGGGTGCTGGTGCGGAGGGTTTAGGTGGTCACGGCAGTTGGGAGGGTTTGGATCtgagcaacaacaaaaggaaagacATTATGCACAATTATGTgtaaataattatgtatgtatgtgtgtgtgtgtgtgtgtgtgtgtgtgtgtgtgtgtgtacagagagagagagagagagagagagagatgaagacagacacacacacagatagatagatagatagatataaggagaagcgtgagcgaaggaagcagggctcaacttctggagacgttttcccttgcaacacctgtgggaagtgctgcgcatccagaattctgcctcttctcccatatgaggacacacaccgacagataagcctgcctgcctactcatccgtcggtccgacgggagactcc
Protein-coding regions in this window:
- the LOC143276497 gene encoding sperm microtubule associated protein 1-like, producing the protein MPSSAGSARGDNDNDNDNHSNNGSNSPRRSKSGRANKIYRAPPTPPPEVLRTKEKSFILDCRATSSISGDYSRANPKLGPVIPPYNSQRDSHVDPYFRFHGVQRTLKRTGQNEGGHSIEGPVMDAFYTRGAGFQYLSLRNQFGAGHSRDQVDGHAQFMEGIRPVTSYNGRYGFRRNSPWLRKHPSPFFPNIITPTF